The window AGAAGCCTACTACTTTCTGATTCAAGCCTGCGAACTACAAAAATACTCCCATGTGATGCAACACTTATCTTATGATTTTTTCATAGTAAATTATGCACTCTGAATTAACTGGAGAACAGAGATCTGCTTGTTTGTGCAGGTTATTGATCGGGCATGGATTCCTcggttaaagggacagttccccaaaaataaacattctgtcctcgtttactcaccctcaggttgaacttgttccaaatctgtgtgaatgtctttgttctgatgaacacagaaagatatttggaagaatgcttgtaaccaaacagttattggctaccattgactaccatagtagttgtaattgtaaaaaaatgacaaagtgccccagaactgtttactttcctacattcttcaaagtatcttcttttgtgtacaactgaacaaaaaaaatataaatatcagtagtcaagaactgtttggtaacaagcattcttccaaatatctttctgtgttcatcagaacaaagacatttatacagatttggaacaacctgagggcaagtaaatgatggcagaattttcttttttgagtacactgttcctttaatatgcAGTCATATGAATCACTGCATTGAATCATATGGCTGCTATTGAAATACTGGGTCtgaataaatgttataataGATTAACAGAACTCATAATGAATggttattcatgtttatttaacatcCATGTGGTATTATATCAATATTGctctaacatttttttttatttgtagtttggtGTAATAATTAAATTGTTACTCTGTTTTTGCACAGAAATTTTGAGAGCCTGTAACTAATGACTTTTACAGGAAGGGTGAAGAGTCCTATAAATAAACTCCCTCGGAGAGAAGCAGGCCTAGTTTCTATAGTAATGAGCCCTTAATTCTCTGATTATAGTGCTGCATATGGCCGGGCTTTCTAAACCTGTTTACCCCATTTTCATATTGATTGACAGGCCTCTTTTTTGGCCCGTCAGTAACGGTTGGGGGGAGGGTTCAAGcagtaaagaaagaaagatgttcCCTTTATTTGTGTGAAAACTAGTGTTTTGTTGTATACAGTGTGTTTATGAGAGGGTGTAATCTAGTTAGTGAGAACACCAATTACGGACAGCCAATGTATAATTTTATCCATATGCAACATTATTAAGTTAACCCTCGATGCACTTTATCTCATTGGGTTTCAGACAAATTGGATGCCAAAAGAAGACGAACCGAAAGAatcagaaaagagaaaataaacttAACATCTCCAAGCGACATGGAAAACAGGAGACGATCGCGTACCAACAGTCAGTCTGATCCAATTCGTAGAGGCAGAGGGAGACCCAAAACTGTTGGACTGAAGAAGCAGGAGgaagaaaaaggtgaaacatttaactgttataGATTTAAAGATGCTAAACATTTGGAATATAAGAAAGGTAGACatccatttttctttgtgtttgataATGAGGCTGTTCTGCTTtcacaaagtcttttacaattatgttaaatgtcaattttattatctttaatattattaataagcGAATACACAATATGTCAGCTAAAGCTCTTGATGACTACCATTTTTAGACCTGtgcactttaataaaaaataataaagtaaatgctacaaatcacatttaaatataaataaacgtCTTGATGAGCAGACAGAAACAATCATTTTGAAAAGGTTGTTCATCGTTTACAATTTTCTCTAGCATGTTATTACAATAAGGGGATATGCTTTTTAAGAGAATCTTTTAAATAAGGCTTGATTacatttgttctttcttttattCGTTTTGTAAACCCTTTTATGGTATTATCAAAGGCAACGTTTCTTTTTAAGGGCTTTAATGTATGTGCTTCCGTCATCTTGTTACTATTTTGAGGTGTCATTTTCACCATTTTGAGTAATCTTCACTCCATTTTGAggctgttgtttatttttccaaCTTACAGTTTAAATTAATTCTTGTCTTAACTGGTAGATCAATGCACTTTATGAGTCATTCAACAATGATTGAAAGAGGAACAGTGGCTTGtgaatgtaacatttaaacacgTTTATAAAGATCTCAGACATCAGGTAATGTTTCAGAGACATTGTAGTTTGCCGAGGGATCCACCTCCCCTGGCAGTGTGTGAAGATGCTAATTGTGTCCTCCAGGTCCAGTTACAGCACACCATAACTCAACAATCTCAGCCTTTTCTCCCACTATCATCTCTCTGGTTTCATGCTTCCCcaagagatttatttttgtttattattagcATTTGTATTTAGAAGTAAAGCATCTCTTCTGGCTGAATCTGTCTTCACTCTCTGCCTCACATAGCTGTAAAACACAGTTATTTTTGTGTAACTAAACTCTTTGAAAAACTCTTTAGTGtggtttaattaaaaagttttttgtagAATTGAAAACATACGGACTTACACTGGACACGAGGATGAGAAAACTAACCAATATTCAGAAATCATTGGACGGCATGCTGTTCATTATACACTGGTTCCAAGTGTAAGGCCTTTGTATTGTGGATTAATGATTTACGCACATGGTGCTTTCTTTACTCGTCGCTGAATAAATCATTTCTTTGTTGGAAACGTCCATGCATTATCAGCTCTTTCATGAAATCGCAGCGTTCTTCTATCCTATACTTTCAATCTAATGTGGATTTCATCTTTGttattaaacaaaagttttataTAAAGTTAACATGCATGAAGTTGGTCAAAGGagcattttacaaaaaatcagTTCAttaagaattctgtcatcatttactcaccctcgaggtgttccaaatctatttaattttctttgttcttctgaacacaaaacaagatattttgaagattgtaggaaagcaaacagttctgggtcacttttCACTACCCTTGTGGTGGCCAAgggctgtttggttacaagcattcttccaaatatctttctctgtgatcatcagaacaaagaaatttatacagatttgaaacaactcaagggtgagtaaatgatgacagaatttaaatttttgggtgaactgtccctttaagcccTTGTGGAATTTAAATACTGTAGCATGTTCTGTTGATAATAATCAGTACTAAATATAGTTGCTttgtttcttctgttgcagaaaaacaggaaaaggaGGTTGACATATATGCCAACCTCTCCGATGAGAAAGCTTTTGTGTTCTCTGTGGCCTTGGCAGAAATTAATCGCAAAATTATGGGACAGAGACTCATTCTGTAGCAGGTGCTGGTGGAAACAAATACAGATAGAACTCAGGACTCTTTCTACGCAAGTGTGCGGGTATCCCATATGTCTAATGTAAAAGAGGGTGGGAAACAGTGACCCGGAAATGCTTATGACTGTGGCTTAAATCCTGCCTACATGCAGCCGAAGCTCAGTGGTGCTACCGTGTGCTGGTGGGAATTCGAAACTGCTCTGCAGATCTGTACGAGGGAAAAATGACTGCTGTCCTCGGCAAGAGCGGAAAATTGCAGTTAATATTAGGGGTGTATgattctatttatattttaattaaaattttatgGAATGTATTAAGTGTCACTCTTAGTCATTTCTTAAAAAGAGGCAAACACTGGGTTCAGCAAAAGGGCGACATACGTGCAAGGTTATCACATGGCTGGTATCTTTAATTCAGACTCGAAAGATAATCTTTTACACTGTTTTGTGTATTGAGGTGCCGGTGAGCCATTTATTTCTTAAGTAACCTTGTGGCTTTTGAACCCAGGGGAATTCCTGATAAATGGTTATTTATTATGCCTCTACCACCTTAATTTAagtgcatattttatttttcctgtatagttttcttttacaaacagcaacaacaaactTGTGTAATATTCAATTTGTGaatatattaaaaagtgaaattcTCTGAATTTCTAGCTTCCTTTTTTCTCTCTGGAGAACTTAATTACAACCATTCCTCTCTTATAGTGTCTGCCTCCCTTTTCAGTTGGATTTAGGGCAAAAATGGCCTATGGCTACCCTCTCTAGAGCTCATGTTTCAGTTG of the Triplophysa dalaica isolate WHDGS20190420 chromosome 1, ASM1584641v1, whole genome shotgun sequence genome contains:
- the c1h16orf87 gene encoding UPF0547 protein C16orf87 homolog, whose product is MSTIKVKKVKMATKSCPECDQQIPVACKSCPCGYIFISRKLLNAKLNEKSSPGLDKLDAKRRRTERIRKEKINLTSPSDMENRRRSRTNSQSDPIRRGRGRPKTVGLKKQEEEKEKQEKEVDIYANLSDEKAFVFSVALAEINRKIMGQRLIL